The nucleotide window TCACAGAACTGAGGCTGTTATCAAGGTTCCAGTTTCAGAAGACAGGATCTGTAAACAACTTCATTATAAGGGAAATTATCAGCAAAACTAGATTTTCTGAGTTTTGAGAAATATTCATTTGACATTTATTAGAAAGTAGTCATTGCGGCAGTAACAGAAGCAATTTGAGTGGTATAGAACACgtttttcaatattgaaaacTTGGATGGATCAAAAAAGCAAAGGTTCATCTTTATGAAACGGGAGTTTCAGAGATTTAGTCATAGTACTTGGTAACATGGTGGCGTAGCCACAGGTCATACATGACCATGTAAAATGAATCTTGTTTGAATGGAGGTAGATTCCTCGGAAAGTGCCTCTGGACCTGATTCAAGAGTAGGGAGTTGAAGAAATTAGACAGTTCACACACAATAAGGGTTTGCTGCATTCAAGGAAAACAATATAAAGGAACCTGATCTACAGAGTGAATTTCACAAATAATTGAAGTAGAGGGCTTAATTTGTGAGAGAAAAGTGTATGTTCATTCAAGGTGTTGGTCTGCAGGGCTGCATGTCTGCATGTTGGTCTGCAGGGCTTCGTATTCTTGCTATGGCATGTctgcatggattttcttcagtTGATAGATATCTCTCCTTGAGTATTACAGAGAATTTCTTCCAGTCAAGAATGTCGTTGAATGGTAATTCATAGTAGTCTGACAGGATAAAAGCAGAGAAATTCTTGACTGTAGGTATAGATACCGATGATTAAAGAGCTAATCTATAACCTGGAACACATCCAAAATCAACTGAAAACAAAATGCTTGTATAAATGAACTAATCTATCACCTGAAACACATCCAACGACTGCTATATTACCATCGAGCAGATGGCCTCTCAGACAAATGCAAAACTTGGACGTGCACTAATGGTGTTGGTATACCCAGCGTCCTTCTTCAGTATTAATTTCCAGTCCTACTTGGATGGAATTAGAAGCATGCCAGAATACAATTATCGAGTCTTGAAAATTAGCATCAGAATATCAATGCAATAGGACTGTGGATCAGTTAGTAAAGATCTTCCTGCATATAAACTAGGTTAAAATATCTTATTCAATGAAAATGAATTAAGAAAGCCATCTGCGAATAGAAATGAATTTGGGAAAAATATTCAACAAGATTTGGCATAATTCCTTTGTTAATGGATCATGTCTCTTCTGTTCATGCAggattattttcataaatatcaaAATGCTATTCTAATTCAACCAAAAATGAATGAATGGAATATCACACTCATGATTTTaagcgcatatatatatatatatatatatatatatatatatatatatatagtttagatAACATATCTAAACTACCAGAATTTGATAGTTAAAGCAACCGCCAAACCAACAGCACAAAcaattctatttctttctttcttttgaccTCCCGTCAATATTCTCCTCTATATATTCTCTTCTCTAGAAGAAAACTTGGATTCCCAGCTACCCCTCTCTCTCGTTCTCAAGAAAATGAGTATTCTCAAAGAATTTACGCTCGTGGTCATCGTTTTGGGCGTAGTCTCTATCCTGAGCCAGCACAGCCAGCACAGCTATTGGTTACCACTCACTTCTCATGTACTCTCTTTCTTTCactttctgtcttttttttaataaacttatttttgGAAGGCCAATTTCACGTTTTGTCAGTCTCTTGGATTACTTTTATGCGTCAACATTCTTCTTGCTGTTGTTTCAGTGCCCTTGTTTTCTCTACTAATGCTCTTTCTTTCACTCTTTCTCCCAATCCAAGATTCTCTGTTTGCTTTCTTGCATGCAAttccttctctcttcttttttggtGCAGTTCGTGGGTTTTAAATGCCAATTTcagttcttaataattttaaatcaatttcagTTCCCTGCTTTATCTATCTTTAGCTTTCTCTCGTCTTCTTGCCCCCTTTAAACGCTCCTTTTTGCGTCCTTTTGAAGGGCGATTTGATTCAATATACAGTTCAAGATTCGACCGATGACACCTATCACTCAAGAGCATTTTTCTTGCTGAATCATGAAGCAATGGAGAAGGATTTTAAGGTCTTTGTGTACCCAGGTGGAAACCCAGGAACATGTTATCACTCAAAAAATAACACGCTCAAGAGCAATCATGCAAGTGAACATTACTTCTTCATGAATCTGAGAGATAGTCCGTTTCTGACTAAAAATCCTCAAGAGGCTCATCTCTTCTTTATTCCCATTTCTTGCCAGCCATTGAGTGACGAGGTATGTGCttaaattgcaagaaattatttaatgtGATCTTTGTGGTTGAATATAAGCTACGAGTCTAGTATTTGCTTATCTCTATGCTGGGAAAGAATTTCATTTCTTGTGCCTAAATAATGTAATCGTGCATCTTTCAAGGATTCAAGAGATTGATGCAGATATAGATGGTTAATTTATTGTTCTTTGTAGATATTTCCATAAGTTTGTTGAttggttctgttttttttgtgttttctttctcATAATTTGGATTTAAAAACTGTCTTGTTTTAGTTGTCAAGCACTATGTATCCTACATTAACATCCCACCTCACTCTTTTTGGTATGCATCTAAAGCAACGATTTTTTCTTAATGCAGGAACCTTTACCTGGTTATAAGGAGAAGGTTATCAAGAGATATGTCAAGAGCTTAATTTCCACATACCCTTACTGGAATAGGACTTTAGGTGCTGATCACTTTTTTGTCAGTTGCCATAACATTGGCAGCACGGCTACTAAAGAAATCCCGTTTCTCCTGAAGAATGCAATTCGACTTGTGTGTTCACCAAGTTATGATTCCAACTATATTCCACAGAAGGATGTTGCCCTCCCACAAATACTGGAGCTCTCTCTACCTCCTGATGGAGATGACATGTGGAACAGGTAATCTGTTATGGTGTAACACTGTATTATATCCTTGAGTGGTGTGCTTTCGAAGGCATTTACGTAATTCAATTCCCGATTTTCCATGAACATTTTTGGAAACTAAACTCCTTAAGTGAGTACTGAACTTCAGAAACCTGATGCAACTTGCCAGGTCAACTGTGGAGTCTCGCCCTCTCCTGCTGTCCCAAGAGATGATAAACCCTTCCAGGTAGTGAGGTATTTACCAAATTTAGCTTTTCTGAATGATTTTTGCTCATCTGAACAACAGTAAAATCTGGCATTAGAGTTCCCTGCAAGTATCACACGCCTATGGGCAGGATTTTCTCTCTTGATAATGATTATAACTTGGGAGTCGCATTCTTGAGCATTCATCAAATAGGCTGCAGTGATTAATTCTTTGTTATACATCTTGAATTCGATTTATGCTTTCATATTTCAAACTTCTCATTGAAAGTTTGTAGTTCATAACACATTAACAGAATCATTGATGCTTTGGCTAAGCTTCTGTGGAAAATATTGCAGGACTAAACTTGGTTTCTGGGCTGGTTCTCCCAACATCGCACATTTCTTTTCATCCAATCCACATATCAGTTTAATGTGATGTAAATATGTATatgtaatttaaaatgatttacaaCTAGATGTTTATCTACGAGAAATTAGGAATACAAATCCATGTATGTTATCTATACattcttacaaataaaaaaaggttaagttTAGATCTTTAATTCAACAATACATTCTAGTTGGTACACATCCAAAAAGATAACTTTTTACAGAATCATTGATGCTTTGGCTAAGCTTCTGTGGAAAATATTGCAGGACTAAACTTGGTTTCTGGGCTGGTTCTCCCAATTCAGATGTAAGGAAGAAACTTGTATTATTTCAAAAAGATTTTCAAGAATTTGAGTTCCATTTCGTCGAGAAATTAAAAAGGGCCACTGTGCTACACAATTTTGAAAAGGAAATATATCGGAGTAAGTTTTGCATCTGTCCTCGTGGGGAGACTCAAGTTGGTGGTGTTTGCTTATCAGAATCGATGGCTTTTGGATGTGTACCTGGTAAGAATGTTTCTCACAaggctttttctttttgttgaacACTTCAAAAATGTTCATCCACGGCAACCTTTTGAAAAGTATTCAGTTCTGATGATATCATGCAAGAACATTCTTATATAAAGCATagataataaaatcaaagaaagggGCTGTGTATTTTACCCAGGCATATATTAAAATTCTCTGTTTCACCTCGTCAGCCTGTCCTGTGGTTTCTTTTAAAGCAGTTCATGTGTGTCTTTCTGCAGTCATCATGTCGGACTACTATGACTTGCCATTCAATGACATTCTTGACTGGGATAAATTCTCTGTAATTCTCAAAGAAGACGATGTTCTCGAACTGGAGAAAATTCTTAAATCCATACCAGAAGGAAAGTACgagaaaatgcatcaaaatgttCTTAAGGTAGAtatgaattttatctttatttgggATTAACTTTTTCATTCCCTAGATTCTACTGTGGCCTTCATGATTAACAGATATTAGCTTGAACTATGGAGAGATGCCTTGATGACTTTGGTGAGATCCTTCATGATTAACTGATATTAACTGCCACCTTGATAACACTTAATTTATGTATCTTCTGGTTTTCAGGTTAGAAAGCACTTCAAGTGGCATTCTCCTCCTGCCAAGTATGACGAGTTTCACTTGGTTATGCATGAGCTGTGGAAGCGCCGCCACGTCATTAGGTACTGAACTACTGGAAGATGTCTCCAGTTTTGCGGGCGGTCCGACACCTTTACACCGTTTTAAACAGCATTTCCCTCTGATTGCTGGTTTCTGAAGCTGAAAGCACATTGCATAGCTTGGCGTACTTACTCCTTTGTTTCTCGAATATTCTTCCACGAGGCTTACATTTTAAATTGTTGATCCTTTACAATAGAAAGATTGCACATATATTTGTCTGCATGTTATCGACTGGGGATGAGTTCTGTCGTCTAAAATTTTATGGTGGAATCActtttatcctttttagttgGTGATAGATAATTTTTCTGTGCCATGTTGCTAATATTTATCTAGCacgaataaaaattaaattttaaaaggattAACTTGATATGACTTGATCAActtagaagaaataaaaataatttagatgaTAGTTAAAAGCATGGCTTgactaaaataaattgaagacaatattttttattattattgaaatggcaacatattggatcgaccTGATTCAGTCTGGGTTAATCTATCAAATCTACAACTGTTGTCAGttataagaataaaacaaattataaaatctaatttttaattaactcaatatcgaataataaaattttaaaaaaaaaactcataaaaagaccaaaatcaacacaggttaacctgtcaaacccgtgATTCGAGTCATGAGACTGGGATTACCCCACAGAaagcaattcaaaataaattatgatactcaattttcaatcaacctaatattaaataataaaatttcaagaaaattaaattagaaaaggatataaaaaatcaactcgAGTTAAATTAGGTTAACACATAATTTTTAAGTTGTACCCTTGATTATAGCCTGATGACTATACAATGTAATGATGTTGTCATTTTGCATGGTGTTGAAAAtgagagatctttcatattgtGACATTCGTTTATAGAATTAAAAGTTTGTAAATCATAAAGTCCTTGAGGCTATTGACCTTACTAATCTTAGTACTTATATggattgcattaaaaaaacaaactaacaaGTATAACAAAGGTTCCACGAGGACTTCTAACGATTTAGAGATTATACACATTGATATCTCAAGACAATCCTTATAAAGCGTACTTTAATGGTCAGAAatcttttattatctttattgatgactgattatatattttatgataaaagtaAAAGCTTTGAATGGTATTAAGGTTTATAAAGCAGAAATGAAGAAACaattaggaaaataaattaaaattataaagtcagATAAAGATGGTGAATATTATGGAATGTACACTGAAAATGGACAATTACCATTTCCATTTGCAAGGTTTTATTTAGAAACAAGGCATGGTGGCATAATACACAGTTCCAAGCTCATCTTCTTAAAATGGTATGGTTGAAATGAGAAATCTAACATTAACGAACATGGTGGGGAATATGATTGGCAACTTTGATCTCTCATTGTATTTACAGACTGAAGCTCTAAAATCTATGGCATATGG belongs to Populus nigra chromosome 18, ddPopNigr1.1, whole genome shotgun sequence and includes:
- the LOC133677872 gene encoding probable glycosyltransferase At5g20260, which gives rise to MEKDFKVFVYPGGNPGTCYHSKNNTLKSNHASEHYFFMNLRDSPFLTKNPQEAHLFFIPISCQPLSDEEPLPGYKEKVIKRYVKSLISTYPYWNRTLGADHFFVSCHNIGSTATKEIPFLLKNAIRLVCSPSYDSNYIPQKDVALPQILELSLPPDGDDMWNRSTVESRPLLLSQEMINPSRTKLGFWAGSPNSDVRKKLVLFQKDFQEFEFHFVEKLKRATVLHNFEKEIYRSKFCICPRGETQVGGVCLSESMAFGCVPVIMSDYYDLPFNDILDWDKFSVILKEDDVLELEKILKSIPEGKYEKMHQNVLKVRKHFKWHSPPAKYDEFHLVMHELWKRRHVIRY